The sequence AGATTATTGCTTAGTGAGTTCTGGCTGGTGTTGCATCATGGTCATAAACTAAACTATTGAGGTAACAGCTTGATGTTGGGGTTTACTCATACACCCTCACGGAAGAGCCCTTCCACACCTGCCAGCGATAGGTCCAATGACTCTTAGCACTGCAGAATCTAAAGAGAGAACTAAAAtagctgaatttttattttaagaaaatacagTGTGTCATTTTTATTCACTCCCAAAACCAGTTCAGGTGTCAGGGCTAGGCAGTCATCTTCTGTGTATAGCATAATACTGATggtaggggtgggtgggggtgcagAACTCGTCCACGTGGCTAGTGGGAATGAAGTGCTACAACCACTTTGTCAAACAGGCATTTATGACCAAAAAGTTCTCCTGCTGACATTCACTTAAGAGGGATTGGTCCCCAAGTCCACAAAAAGTTTACAGAGAATATTTATCACAGCTCTACTCTTAAGAGACCCCAAACCAGAAACAACtaaaatgtccatcagtaggagAATGGGTAAATAGTCTATAGCACACCCATATAACAGTGTGATACTTagcaataaaagaaagaaaaacagcaaaggaAGGGAAATCCTGCTGCATACAACATAGGAAATCAATCTCAAAAACACTAAGTtgaagggaaggagccaggcACAAAGAggacatactgtatgattccacttacatgaattTCAAGAAGAGGCAAAAGTACTCTTTGTTGATAGAAGTTAGACTGTTTGCCTCTCTAGTGATTGGCTGGGAAGAGTTTGCCTCTCTAGTGATTGGCTGGGAAGAGGCCCAAGGAAActttaaggagatgggaatgttctgtatcttgatgtaGGTGGTGGTGGTTATGGGTATATTCATAGGTGATATTAACTAtacccaattaaaatatataaagaggttaaatatcatatattttcatttttcctatatgtccttaataattatattaataatagtacTGATAACAACCACTAACACTTATGAGGGCTAACTGTGCCAGATGTCTTTCTttcttggccacaccatgtggcatgtggaatcttacttccccgaccaggaattgaacccatggcccctgcattgggagcatggagtcttaaccactggaagtcATTGTGCTAGGTATTTTCTAAGCACTTTTTATATGTTAACTTATTTAATCCCCTTATAACATGATGGGGTAGTTTTCTGACTTTCTCCCCCATTTTACGGAGCAGAAAatcaaggcacagagagattaaattcTCTTACCTGAGGTTACACAGTGGGCCACCTGggtccagagcctgtgctctaaccTCTGGGAGGCCCTGTCTGAGTCCATCAGCTCCCCCCTCACCCgccctctttccttcctgctcAGCGATGTGCTGAACTTCCTGCGCTCGGGGGACCTGCCACCCCGGGAGCGCGTGCGGGCCGTGTACAAGGAGGCCCAGTACTACGCCATCGGGCCCCTCCTGGAGCAGCTGGAGAACATGCAGCCACTGAAGGGTGAAAAGGTGCGCCAGGCATTCCTGGGGCTCATGCCCTACTACAAAGGTGAGGGGGCCACGACCCGGGGCAGTCAAGATGCGAGGAGGGAGGGTTGCGAGGCATCGGTCAGTGTCGGGGTCTCCACCAGGAGAGGGGGGGTCACGGCTTCCTACACACCTGTCATACTTGGGATGGGAGCGAGTCCCGCTTCCCTTCCTGCCATCCTCTCAGTCACAGGGGGAGACTCAGGTGAAATAGGGCCCACCTTGCCTGCAGCGTCATCCAATTGTATTTCAGAAAGAGACCCTCATCCTGTCCCATTGGTTTCCTTTGGCCCTGCAGAACCGCCCACTATCCCTGGTGAAGTTTGTGCCCCTCATGGGCCCACAGAGTGCCCTCCCTGGGGGTCTGTCTCTTCCCTCCAGACATCACTGGGTGGTCTCTCTCTGCTCCCTACCCCATCTCCCAGCCTCGTCCAGTGATGGGCTCTGTGTTCACCCCCCGTAGACCACTTGGAGCGGATCGTGGAGATTGCCCGGTTGCGCGCTGTCCAGCGGAAGGCCCGCTTTGCCAAGCTCAAGGTCTGTGTCTTCAAGGAGGAGATGCCCATCACCCCCTACGAGTGCCCGCTGCTCAACTCGCTGCGCTTCGAGCGGAGCGAGAGTGACGGGCAGCTCTTTGAGCACCACTGCGAAGTGGACGTGTCTTTCGGGCCCTGGGAGGCCGTGGCTGATGTTTACGACCTGCTGCACTGCCTGGTCACGGACCTGTCGGCCCAGGGCCTCACCGTGGACCACCAGTGCATCGGGGTGTGCGACAAGCACCTCATCAACCACTACTACTGCAAGCGCCCCATCTATGAGTTCAAGATCACGTGGTGGTGAGTAGCGCTGGCGGGAGCAGAGTCCCGTCAGGGAGGGTAGCCGGTCCCCTTGGTGGCTTTGGGAGCGAGGTCCCTGGAGGGGCTCCTGGCTGCCCCAGCACCTCCTGATGTGAGGACGGGTCCCGAGGCTCGGCTCCAGGGGGATGGAGGGGCAGCCCTGGTCTCCCCGGCTATACCTCGGGGCCAGACTCGAGGCTGGTGGCCCCCGGGGGACCTCAAGGCACGGTGGTCTCTGCCCGAGGCTGATGGGGTCCAGTTAGCGAGGGCTTGACCGGCAAGTCCAGAGAGGTTTTGTCATTTTCTTGACCTTGCAAGAGAGTTTGTGCCCTTTTAGAGCCACGTTGCCAAGCTGATGTAGGCGTAACCACTCTTCCACTCTTGTGCGCAGTGTCTCAGTATGAACCTAGAACACGGTGGGGGGACTTTGCCCGCGGGCCCCCCCACAGCCCCTGGCTGAAGAGGGAGCATCTTGTTTCCTTCTTCCCCCAGCGACAGCCCCACGCTTCATTTTAGGATGTGGAAAGAGTCTTTTCCTCCAAGACATACTCTTCACCACCTTTTGGAGATGTTACCCTAGTTGCCAAAGCCATGCACCAGATTGGCCTTAGAAAAGCACAATGTTTAcagccctgcctcagggcctgggcttctcctcctttccacaacCTGCCTTGCTTGAAGGGTGATTGCCTCCCGGGGCTGGAGTATACATTTCAGGGACTCCTTCTGAAGTCAGTCAAGCAGGCAGGATGCCTAGATCTTCTTTGAGATGTAACATCCTTTCTAGAGGCTCAGAATCCCTGCTTGGCCGCTATTCCATGTGTTAGGATCCAGTTTACGGTGAACCTCCCTGGACGGGGAACCCCTGTTGCTTTTTCCCGTCAGTGTTCTCCTTCCAGGAGAGTGTCTGTCttggggaagggaagaaagggCTGGGGGAGAGGCGCAGCTGTCCCTGGAGCTGAGGGATGACAAGCAGGAAGCCAGTTTGGAGAGAAAAAGATCCAGCAGCTTCTGCTCCACTGTGTTTCCTTCTTGCTACGTCTGCAGCCTGGGCCACCAGTCAGGGGTGGGTCTGTGGCCCCAGGACATACTCTGCGGCCCCAGTCTTTGGAGCAGGGCATTCCCACACCACGTGTAGGGGTGCTCCCTGCAGTCGCAATTGAACTTAACTGCTCCCGAGTGCTcttataagatttttttcctatgagCCTCATCGGTCTCATTCTTCCAGGAGGAGACTGGTGAGGAGGGGGCGGGAGCTGAGGAGAAGCAGGCCAGACCTTGGCTGAATTCCCTCACGGGGAAGTGACCCCTTGGCCCCTGTGTGAGAAGATTCCAGGGCATGGGCTCCCACTCGTACATTGTATTCTTGTGTGCGTGGAGCAGGCGTCCAGGCCAACATCTGAGGGGATGGTCCAGTCAGTGCTTCAGGTTCCGAGATAACGCATCCTCTTCTTGTTCTCATCTACAAATGGATTGTCACTTTTCTGGAGCTGACATCCCTGTTTGGACCCCAGTAGCACGGCCCTTACCTTGTTCTCACAGGAAAGTCTCTGATTTAAGTTGCCCAGACTGGCCAGTAGCTTGAACTGTAAAAATTGTTTTCAGACAGACAGTGAGGCAGACTCTTGAGGAGGGAGCTGGTGTGAGGACAGAGCAGACAGTGAAGCCCAGAGCTTTCAGTAATCCCACCTCggccccttctctctccctcctcagcGCAGAGCATCACAGCACTCAGTTATTTAGAGTCCACACACTAAAGACAGGGAGCGACTGGTTCACGCAAATGCAGGTTTGCTCAAAATCGGGCCCTTAAGACTTGCCAGGGGCTCCAAGGGTGCTGAGTAAGAACACTGGCCCTGTGCCTCTTGCTGGAAACACCCCTGTTTCTTTGCTCCCCGAGATTTCCTTGTGGTGGTGTGCTCTGTGCCTCTGTGGGGAGACAAGGCTGCAGGCCGGTAGACCAGGCTGGGCAGAGACACCAGCAGCCAGCTTAGAGCTCTTTCCACATGGAGTAAGAGAATTTGATGACCACGTTGGGCCATCCTTTTATGAGGAACCAAGGCCAGGCTGCAAAGTGCTCTTGGACGTGGGGGTATGTGGCAATGGCCTTCAAATAAAGGTCATCTCTGAGGAAGTGACCTCTCCCAGTTGGGTTCCCTTTTCAACTGTCAGTGGCCAGGCCCAGAGCATATGAagggctgggtcaggaagaagggtTCCACAGGACAACTGCTTCCCAGAGTGAAAGGAAGTCCACGTTCATGGAATTCTTGTGCATAACATCAGTTGGTCAAATCAAAGGACTTGCCTTTGAAGCTTCCCTTATGTTTGACTTTGGGCACCTTTTCTCCCAGGAGCTCTGCTCAGTGGTTGGGACGGTGCAGGTTTTAGGAGATAGGACTGCATGGTGCAATGCTGGCTGCAATTTAGTAAGAATGAAAAACTTAACGGCAACTCAGTTTGCAAAGACTGAAACACAACGAGAGAGACACAACAACACAGCGAGACCCATCCCACCATCCCAAGTGGGGGGAGTTCTTTGGGTAATGCTCTAAATCGAAGAAACAAAGGGATCGTCACCATCCTAATTCATCTTCTGGTAAGCTCATCAGGCTGTCCAGTGCTTATCATGTGGAAGGCAGTCAACTGTGCTCTGCAATTTTCTGTCTTTCTCCCCGGGATTTGGGACATTCTGGGAGCTGTCTGGAGTCTTGTGCCTCTGGCTGCTCAGGTGGTGTCATCTTCCTGTTCTGGGTCACTCATTGGAGGACTGGGAAATTGACAACCGCAAGCCACAGCGTTGGGTGAGCCTCAGGGTGTCATCTTGGTCTCAGCTGGATCCTCTAATGGTTAAGACAGCTAACAACAACAGAACAGAAACCACTCACACCCAGCGTTTTGATCCCAGTTGGGATTTCAGACATCTTCCTTCTGCACACCTTGTGTCCGTACTTGATTGTACTGTAAGTGATTAAGCTCTCTCAGGTCCCATTTTGCCGTGGCTCTTTCAAGAAGGTGGTGCCTGCCTCATGATGCTTATTACAAGGGAGGGTTTATTCATCAGAAGCCAGAGTTGTGGGAGCAGGGGTGGGAGAGGCACTTTTTGGAATTTGGAAGAATCAtacgtgtatacatatatgttaacTGGGGGAAGGGTGGGCTGGCTGAGGGGTCGGGGAGATGGGAACGGAGACCGAGAGGAGCAGGCAGCTGCCTCTGGGTGTGGGAGGTCATAGGTCCGTCTTCTTCCTTCTGTAGTGTTGGGTTTGTGTATACCGTATAATGCTGCCTGTGTTCCTTCATTTTCCTGTCTGTGAGTGCTTTGATCCACAGAGCCTCGGTACCCTCACCTAGCATTAAAGTCAAGAACTAGAACCTGGGTGTCGTGCCTTTCTTATTTAGAGATGTATTCTCATCCCTCCTTCGCCCTCCAGGCTGCCAGCAAATGTGTTGTTTTCTGCTTAAAATGTGGTATGTTTGGTGTTGCCATGCTAAATCAAGCAGACCCTTCCCTGAGACATGCAGCTGAACTTCCACCCAGACTTGAAGTTAAAGGGGGATGGGCCCCCCTGGAGGTCCCTCTGCAGTTACCCTCACCTGGTCTCTGTCCCGGTAGGCATACTCACCTGTGCCCCTGGATTTCTGGGGTTTTTATGCAGTACTGACCATTTGTTCACGACCCTCAACTTCCTCCCTTGACCATTCTATCTTTTTAGGAAGCGGGTTCACCTGATCCTTCACTGAGGACCCAGAATGCCCATTGCTGAAAGCCCTGTACCTCTTTTCTCCTGTCCTGGGCCTGCACCCCCAAGACACTCCAGTGCCTCGGTGGGGTCACAAGGAGGCACCAGCCTGGTAGCCTCTGGCCCTAGTCCCTACATCTTCCTGATGCTGGAGTTGGTTGAGGCCGGCGATCCTTCCAGGTATGAGAGTTGCACTGTAATAAACAGATTCAAGGTCCAGAGGCACCCTGTGAAAGAACCCCTACAGGGAGTATCTGCAGCAGTCTGGATCGGTCAAGGTGAAACTGGCAACTTGGTTTGCACAATGAGGGCGGGTCCAGTTTTTCAAACACTTTGGCTTCAGAAGAGGCTCTGTTACATGTACAAGACCCCAAGAGGCCAGCAGAGGAATCCGGCTCTGGTTGCAgctgagagaagccactgcaaactGCAGGCAGGTACCCACGTGCAGCAGTGCTTAGTTGCTTTGCTCagttgtagcccgccaggctcctatgtgcatgggactctccaggcaagaatactggagcgggttaccatgcccttctccaggggatcttcgtgacccagggattgaactcatgtctctcttgcattggcaggcgggttctttaccactgagccacttgtgCAGCAGAGGCCAGCCAAAACCCAGAGCTCCCCAGAGTGGACACGAAAAGGGACAATGTTTTCTTACAACGGCTGATGGGCATGCCAGGGGAGGAAGCTGAACTCCTGCTCACCTCTTTGCCATCCATGTGCCTTCATGTCCCACCcattcaaaatggaaaataacaaagACTTCTTGGACCTTACATCTGACATATCAATCTATAAGGTCTCCGTCCCTGAATTGAATTTGGAGTCATTTGTATcagtcaggagaaaaaaaaaaactacacagtAATTTGAATAATTTATATCTTGAATATAAATAGTTACCAATTATGATTGGAGGAATGAAGGATTGGCTAATAAAGAGTAGGGATAACTATAAAGAATATAGGAATAGCCAAGAAGCAGCCACTAAGACTGAGATAGAGGGTCTAAGGATGAATACCCCCTCCCCCAAGAGCTGATATCCAGACCTTTTTGGACAAGGCATGGCCAGGTTCACTGAATGACAGAGAAGTCATGGGGGTGCCGTGCTGGTGAAACTTGCTGGAAATCTACCCTCTGAGGTGCTGGAAAAATCTGTTCCTTAGGGTGTGTCTTGCCAGAGGCTCTCTACTACAAAACTACCCCTGGAGGTGCTGGGGAAAGCTCTTTGTGACTGCAGACCAACTTGTATGGCAGGAGCTGGGTGCTGGAGAAGCTATATGAGCTGTGAGCAAGCATACCAGAACCAGAAAGGAAACATCTCTCCCCCTGCAGTGtctcacttatacgtggaatctaaagtatggtacaaatgaacctatttacagaacagaagcagactcacagacacagaaaatcagacttgtggttgctgggGGTAGGAGtcggggagggagagagatggacTGGGAATTTAGGCTTTGTAGATGCAAACGACtaaatttagaatggataaacaacaaggtcctactgtatagcacagggaactatataatTATTGTAGAAAATAATGGCTCAGTGTTAAGTCAAAATTCTTGTCTTAGGCACACattattaaaatttgaaatggAACAGTTTGAACACCTAACTAAATCAttatagggatttccctggtggttgagtggttaagactccacactcccagtagAGGGgtcccaggttcgagccctgctcagggaactatttattactagatcccacaggccacaactgagagtttgcatgctgcaattaaagaaCCCACGTGCAGTGATGAAGACAGAAGGTCTTGCACGTCAcagctaagacccggtgcagccaaataaataaattttttaaataaataattatacccATGGGTTATAACCcattgaataaaataagaatccaTGAATTCATATTGACACAAATGAATTGAATAAGTAATGGCATAAAAGAGATAGAAAGGAAAGTTCTTAATTAGCATAAAATGTCAGCTACTATAGAAAGAATGATGACATTAGAAAACCCCCATTAAAAAAACTCCATTTTGTCAACATAATTAGAACTGAATCATCATCAATCATCAGTGGACtctaaaataagtttttaagaaaaatagcatctttacatagtctcaaagtattttcctataaattactaaataattataaagtaaaaatagtgACTTCACAGTGGAAACACCTGAAGGACTCCACTTTCATCATTAATCAATGTCGTTAGCCAAAATGGAACAAACAGACATCATGTACATCACCTGTCTTAGTGTCTGCAGAGGAACACAACATTTTGTGATTCttctgcaccccccccccccaaaaaaaatgaacagcatgaatctaatcatgagaaaaaaaatcagagaaacccAAAGTGAAGGACATGTTTTAGAATGACCATCTtatacttttgggcttcccttaatggctcagctggtaaaataatcctcctgcaatgcgggagacctgggtttgatccctgggttgggaagatcccctggagaagggaaaggctacccattctagtattctggcctggagaattccatggactgtatagtccatggggtcgcagagagttggctacaactgagcgactttcacttcacttatactTTACAAAAATGTCAAGATTATGGAAGACAAATTTAAATGGAAGAACCATTCCAGATTAAAGACTACCTAAGACACATGACAATTAAGTGATCCTGGGTTAGACTTGGGACCAGGGAAACAATAGCTATAAGAGACATTTTTGGCACAATTGATAAATAAGGATTATAGATTAAATTAGAGGATTTTATCAATgttaattttcttgattttgataattttgctttggtttttctcAGAGATTATTCTTAGGAAACACACTGAAATATGTAGGTGTTTGCAACTTAGTCTTAAGTTCTTcaggaaaaaagggagagaaagagcacaaatgataaagaaaattggACAAATCTACAAATTCTAGAAACTCAAAAAACTCCATGTAAGATTAATTCAAAGAgacccacagaaaacattataaTCAAAGTGTAGCAAGCCAAAGAAGAATCTTGAAAGCATGGAGAGAAGGGGATTGGTCACTAGTAGACCTTCTCTATAAGAAATGCTAGAAGGACTTCTTCAAACCGAAGAAAAAAGGACACTAGAAGTCATATGAGGAAGTAAACAATACCAATAAAGATGAAAACCTAGGTAAATGTAAAGGTCAATGTCATTGTACTAAACGTTTATAactcctctcttttcttttatgggcttccctggtggctcagtggcaaagaatccacctgccaatgcaggagattcggagaagatcccctggagaaggaaatggcaacccactccagtattcttgcctgggaaattccagggacagaggagcctggtgggctgcaggccataggTTTccaaaagagacagacatgacttagcgactaaacaacaacttctcTATTTGATTTTAAAGTCATATGCATAAAACACTAATTATAAACCTGTGCTGATAGGCAAACAATTTATAGAGATGAAATCTGACAATAACAAGATAAAATGAGAAGGACATAGTTGTTTTGGAAGCACAGTACATACTATTTTCAATAAAGTTGGTATTATTCAAACTAAGTTGTTACAAGTTCAAAATGTTAATTGTAATCACAAAAGTAACCATgaagaaaataactaaaaatttacagaaaatgaaaatagtagactacagaaaaacatttaaataccCAAAAAATGCAGTAATGAAAGATGGAGGGGATAAAACATAATAGATTTAGAAAACCAGTAGCAAAATGGCAGATGTAAGTCATTATTTAGCAGCAATTACTTCAGATTTAAGTAGATTAAACTTTCCACTTTAAAGCCAAAGATTGGCAGAATGTATTTCCTAAAAAGTTCCATCTATCTGCTGTCTATAAGAAACTTACCTTAAAGACACAAAGAGATTggaagtaaaaggatggaaaaatatattccatgaaaaCAGTAACCAAAGGAGAATTGAGGTGgttatattattaaaaagaatagattttacatttaaaaaggttATGAGATAAGGACATTAGAAACTCCCCACAGCtacagaaaagcccatgcagcaaggaagacccagcacagccaaaaataaataaaattatatataaaaaaaaaaaagatctcaaataCACCTTAAGttaaatttgctcagtcatgtccaactctttgcaactccatggactgtagctgccaggctccccttccatggaattctggaggccagaatactggagtgggcagctgttctcttctccaggggatcttccctacccaggtatcaaacctaggtctcccacattgcaggcggattctttaccatctgagccaccagggaagcccccaaacaccTTAAAGGAACTATAAAAATGAGGAGCAAATTGAGCCAAAGCTAGCAGAAGACACAATGTATAGAGTAGCAATAAGTGGAATGGAGAATAGGATAACAAGAGAATatagaaaatcaacaaaaccaaaagttttttttctttaagatcaaAATTAACAAGTCGTGAGCTAGATTGattacaaaaaagagaaaactcaatTTGCTAAAATCAGAACAGGGGTCATTACTatttacataaatgaaaaaatttatgAGAATTCTGTGAATATTTGTGCACGAACAAATTGAATAACTAAATGAactaattcctagaaacataaatCCTACCAACTCTGaatcacaaagaaatagaaaatctgaaaatatttgtaactagtaaggagattgaatccATAGTCAAAACCCTCCCAACAAATAGAAGCCCTAGACTTTATGGCTTTgctagtgaattctaccaaaagtttaaaGAAGAACTAATATCAGTCCTtcttaaagtctttaaaaaaaaaaaaaaattgaaagtggagAGAATGCTTTCTAACTTATTCAGTGAAGCCAGCATTGCCCTAATACTgagtcagataaagacaatacAAGGAAACTATACAGACCAATATTCCTTAAGAACACTAATATaataattctcaacaaaatactagcgaaTTCAGCAGCATATAAAAAAAGTTACATACTGTGATCAAGTAAACTATATTCCTGGAAtatacaaggatggttcaacatataaAAATTGATCAAATGGTATTCACTATAttgaatcactgactcgatggcatcactgactcgatggacatgagtttgagcaagctccggaagttggtgatggacagggaagc is a genomic window of Bubalus kerabau isolate K-KA32 ecotype Philippines breed swamp buffalo chromosome 23, PCC_UOA_SB_1v2, whole genome shotgun sequence containing:
- the KCTD7 gene encoding BTB/POZ domain-containing protein KCTD7 isoform X1 — translated: MVVVTGREPDSRRPDGAMSSSDAEDDFLEPATPTATQAGHALPLLPQEFPEVVPLNIGGAHFTTRLSTLRRYEDTMLAAMFSGRHYIPTDAEGRYFIDRDGAHFGDVLNFLRSGDLPPRERVRAVYKEAQYYAIGPLLEQLENMQPLKGEKVRQAFLGLMPYYKDHLERIVEIARLRAVQRKARFAKLKVCVFKEEMPITPYECPLLNSLRFERSESDGQLFEHHCEVDVSFGPWEAVADVYDLLHCLVTDLSAQGLTVDHQCIGVCDKHLINHYYCKRPIYEFKITWWKRVHLILH
- the KCTD7 gene encoding BTB/POZ domain-containing protein KCTD7 isoform X2; this translates as MDKRSGRSIGDMSKGTKMGSSESGRRTAKALNSGAEFPEVVPLNIGGAHFTTRLSTLRRYEDTMLAAMFSGRHYIPTDAEGRYFIDRDGAHFGDVLNFLRSGDLPPRERVRAVYKEAQYYAIGPLLEQLENMQPLKGEKVRQAFLGLMPYYKDHLERIVEIARLRAVQRKARFAKLKVCVFKEEMPITPYECPLLNSLRFERSESDGQLFEHHCEVDVSFGPWEAVADVYDLLHCLVTDLSAQGLTVDHQCIGVCDKHLINHYYCKRPIYEFKITWWKRVHLILH